Proteins from a genomic interval of Chanos chanos chromosome 3, fChaCha1.1, whole genome shotgun sequence:
- the LOC115806380 gene encoding fibronectin-like: MNFPSNVDSVNVTDSTETALTLQWNKVNNSNDYSYNLTYNSGTEISINASEGNDIATYTVSSLSPGTEYNFTLYTVFEDVRSSGYNFSNVTIPSNVDSVSVTDRTETALTLQWNKVNNSNEYSYTLTFSNGTEIPITASEGSDTVTYTVSSLSPGTKYTFTLYTVFEGVRSSGFNFSAVASCRMAMVLNQESTGPRDMLQCFSGCEEDFVQNMKQWDVLVKAQFIVQDESKVSEALYHVNSFIIDAGGAVGGVVGRAVCGSVNHQFFRLSYIYLQVIVRAPLCEVGDGVLIGRNRVIVNKENEYYSVIRVSEVCSDG, encoded by the exons ATGAACT TTCCCTCCAATGTGGACTCTGTTAATGTGACAGATAGCACTGAGACTGCATTAACACTGCAGTGGAACAAAGTGAACAACAGCAATGATTACAGTTACAATCTGACATACAACAGTGGAACAGAAATATCCATCAATGCATCAGAGGGAAATGATATAGCCACATAtacagtctcatctctctctcctgggacTGAATACAACTTCACtctctacactgtgtttgaagacGTCAGGAGCAGTGGATACAACTTCTCTAATGTGACCA tTCCCTCCAATGTGGACTCTGTTAGTGTGACAGATCGCACTGAGACTGCATTAACACTGCAGTGGAACAAAGTGAACAACAGCAATGAGTACAGTTACACACTGACATTCAGCAATGGAACAGAAATACCCATCACTGCATCAGAGGGAAGTGATACAGTCACATAtacagtctcatctctctctcctgggacTAAATACACCTTCACtctctacactgtgtttgaaggagtcAGGAGCAGTGGATTCAATTTCTCTGCTGTGGCCA GTTGTAGAATGGCCATGGTTCTCAACCAGGAGTCTACAGGCCCACGGGACATGCTGCAGTGTTTCAGTGGCTGTGAGGAAGACTTTGTACAGAACATGAAACAATG GGACGTGTTGGTCAAAGCTCAGTTTATTGTCCAGGATGAGTCCAAGGTATCTGAAGCACTCTACCATGTCAACAGTTTCATTATTGATGCAGGTGGGGCTGTTGGCGGAGTTGTGGGCCGTgctgtgtgtggtagtgttaaTCACCAGTTCTTTCGTCTTTCTTACATTTACCTGCAGGTGATTGTTCGTGCACCATTGTGTGAAGTGGGAGATGGAGTCTTGATAGGTCGAAACAGAGTTATTGTCAATAAGGAGAACGAGTATTACAGTGTCATCAGAGTATCTGAAGTGTGTAGTGATGGGTGA